A stretch of the Macaca mulatta isolate MMU2019108-1 chromosome 16, T2T-MMU8v2.0, whole genome shotgun sequence genome encodes the following:
- the MINK1 gene encoding misshapen-like kinase 1 isoform X31 → MGDPAPARSLDDIDLSALRDPAGIFELVEVVGNGTYGQVYKGRHVKTGQLAAIKVMDVTEDEEEEIKQEINMLKKYSHHRNIATYYGAFIKKSPPGNDDQLWLVMEFCGAGSVTDLVKNTKGNALKEDCIAYICREILRGLAHLHAHKVIHRDIKGQNVLLTENAEVKLVDFGVSAQLDRTVGRRNTFIGTPYWMAPEVIACDENPDATYDYRSDIWSLGITAIEMAEGAPPLCDMHPMRALFLIPRNPPPRLKSKKWSKKFIDFIDTCLIKTYLSRPPTEQLLKFPFIRDQPTERQVRIQLKDHIDRSRKKREETEYEYSGSEEEDDSHGEEGEPSSIMNVPGESTLRREFLRLQQENKSNSEALKQQQQLQQQQQRDPEAHIKHLLHQRQRRIEEQKEERRRVEEQQRREREQRKLQEKEQQRRLEDMQVLRREEERRQAEREQEYIRHRLEEEQRQLEILQQQLLQEQALLLEYKRKQLEEQRQSERLQRQLQQEHAYLKSLQQQQQQQQLQKQQQQQLLPGDRKPLYHYGRGMNPADKPAWAREVEERTRMNKQQNSPLAKSKPSSTGPEPSIPQASPGPAGPLSQTPPMQRPVEPQEGPHKSLQDQPTRNLAAFPASHDPDPAIPAPTATPSARGAVIRQNSDPTSEGPGPSPNPPAWVRPDNEAPPKVPQRTSSIATALNTSGAGGSRPAQAVRASNPDLRRSDPGWERSDSVLPASHGHLPQAGSLERNRVGASSKLDSSPVLSPGNKAKPDDHRSRPGRPASYKRAIGEDFVLLKERTLDEAPRPPKKAMDYSSSSEEVESSEDDEEEGEGGPSEGSRDTPGGRDGDTDSVSTMVVHDVEEITGTQPPYGGGTMVVQRTPEEERNLLHADSNGYTNLPDVVQPSHSPTENSKGQSPPSKDGSSDYQSRGLVKAPGKSSFTMFVDLGIYQPGGSGDTIPITALVGGEGTRLDQLQYDVRKGSVVNVNPTNTRAHSETPEIRKYKKRFNSEILCAALWGVNLLVGTENGLMLLDRSGQGKVYGLIGRRRFQQMDVLEGLNLLITISGKRNKLRVYYLSWLRNKILHNDPEVEKKQGWTTVGDMEGCGHYRVVKYERIKFLVIALKSSVEVYAWAPKPYHKFMAFKSFADLPHRPLLVDLTVEEGQRLKVIYGSSAGFHAVDVDSGNSYDIYIPVHIQSQITPHAIIFLPNTDGMEMLLCYEDEGVYVNTYGRIIKDVVLQWGEMPTSVAYICSNQIMGWGEKAIEIRSVETGHLDGVFMHKRAQRLKFLCERNDKVFFASVRSGGSSQVYFMTLNRNCIMNW, encoded by the exons GACCCTGCTGGGATCTTTGAGCTTGTGGAGGTGGTCGGCAATGGAACCTACGGACAGGTGTACAAG GGTCGGCATGTCAAGACTGGGCAGCTGGCTGCCATCAAGGTCATGGATGTCACCGAG GATGAGGAAGAAGAGATCAAACAGGAGATCAACATGCTGAAAAAATACTCTCATCACCGCAACATTGCCACCTACTATGGAGCCTTCATCAAGAAGAGCCCCCCGGGAAACGATGACCAGCTCTGG CTGGTGATGGAGTTCTGTGGTGCTGGTTCAGTGACTGACCTGGTGAAGAACACGAAAGGAAACGCCCTGAAGGAGGACTGTATCGCCTACATCTGCAGGGAGATCCTCAGG GGTCTGGCCCATCTCCATGCCCACAAGGTCATCCATCGAGACATCAAGGGGCAGAATGTGCTGCTGACAGAGAATGCTGAGGTCAAGCTAG TGGATTTTGGGGTGAGTGCTCAGCTGGACCGCACCGTGGGCAGACGGAACACTTTCATTGGGACTCCCTACTGGATGGCTCCAGAGGTCATCGCCTGTGATGAGAACCCCGATGCCACCTACGATTACAGG AGTGACATTTGGTCTCTAGGAATCACAGCCATCGAGATGGCAGAGGGAGCCCCCC CTCTGTGTGACATGCACCCCATGCGGGCCCTCTTCCTCATTCCTCGGAACCCTCCGCCCAGACTCAAGTCCAAGAAGTG GTCTAAGAAGTTCATTGACTTCATTGACACATGTCTCATCAAGACTTACCTGAGCCGCCCACCCACGGAGCAGCTGCTGAAGTTTCCCTTCATCCGGGACCAGCCCACGGAGCGGCAGGTCCGCATCCAGCTTAAGGACCACATTGACCGATCCCGGAAGAAGCGGG AGGAGACAGAATATGAGTACAGCGGCAGCGAGGAGGAAGACGACAGCCATGGAGAGGAAGGAGAGCCAAG CTCCATCATGAACGTGCCTGGAGAGTCGACTCTACGCCGGGAATTTCTCCGCCTCCAGCAGGAAAATAAGAGCAACTCAGAGGCTttaaaacagcagcagcagctgcagcagcagcagcagcgagACCCCGAGGCACACATCAAACACCTGCTGCACCAGCGGCAGAGGCGCATAGAGGAGCAGAAGGAGGAGCGGCGCCGCGTGGAGGAG CAACAGCGGCGGGAGCGGGAGCAGCGGAAGCTGCAGGAGAAGGAGCAGCAGCGGCGGCTGGAGGACATGCAGGTTCTGCGGCGGGAGGAGGAGCGGCGGCAGGCGGAGCGCGAGCAG GAATATATTCGTCACAGGCTAGAGGAGGAGCAGCGACAGCTCGAGATCCTTCAGCAACAGCTGCTCCAGGAACAGGCCCTGCTGCTG GAATACAAGCGGAAGCAGCTGGAGGAGCAGCGGCAGTCAGAGCGTCTCCAGAGGcagctgcagcaggagcatgCCTACCTCAAGTCcctgcagcagcagcaacagcagcagcagcttcagaaacagcagcagcagcagctcctgcCCGGGGACAGGAAGCCCCTGTACCATTATGGTCGGGGCATGAATCCCGCTGACAAACCAGCCTGGGCCCGAGAG GTAGAAGAGAGAACAAGGATGAACAAGCAGCAGAACTCTCCCTTGGCCAAGAGCAAGCCAAGCAGCACGGGGCCTGAGCCCTCCATCCCCCAGGCCTCCCCCGGGCCTGCAGGACCCCTTTCCCAGACTCCTCCTATGCAGAGGCCGGTGGAGCCCCAGGAGGGACCGCACAAG TCCCTGCAGGACCAGCCCACCCGAAACCTGGCTGCCTTCCCAGCCTCCCATGACCCCGACCCTGCCATCCCTGCACCCACTGCCACGCCCAGTGCCCGAGGAGCTGTCATCCGCCAGAATTCAGACCCCACCTCTGAAGGACCTGGCCCCAGCCCGAACCCCCCAGCCTGGGTCCGCCCAGATAACGAGGCCCCACCCAAG GTGCCTCAGAGGACCTCATCTATCGCCACTGCCCTTAACACCAGTGGGGCCGGAGGATCCCGGCCAGCCCAGGCAGTCCGTGCCAG TAACCCCGACCTCAGGAGGAGCGACCCTGGCTGGGAACGCTCGGACAGTGTCCTCCCGGCCTCGCACGGGCACCTCCCCCAGGCCGGCTCACTGGAGCGGAACCGCGTGGGAG CCTCCTCCAAACTGGACAGCTCCCcagtgctctctcctgggaataAAGCCAAGCCCGATGACCACCGCTCGCGGCCAGGCCGGCCCGCA AGCTATAAGCGAGCAATTGGTGAG GACTTCGTGTTGCTGAAAGAGCGGACCCTGGACGAggcccctcggcctcccaagaaggCCATGGACTACTCATCGTCCAGCGAGGAGGTGGAGAGCAGTGAGGATGACGAGGAGGAAGGCGAAGGCGGGCCATCAGAGGGGAGCAGAGACACCCCTGGGGGCCG CGATGGGGATACAGACAGCGTCAGCACCATGGTGGTCCACGACGTCGAGGAGATCACCGGGACCCAGCCCCCATACGGGGGCGGCACCATGGTGGTCCAGCGT ACCCCTGAAGAGGAGCGGAACCTGCTGCATGCTGACAGCAACGGGTATACAAACCTGCCTGACGTGGTGCAGCCCAGCCACTCACCCACCGAGAACAGCAAAGGCCAAAGCCCGCCCTCGAAGGATGGGAGCAGTGAC TACCAGTCTCGTGGGCTGGTAAAGGCCCCTGGCAAGAGCTCGTTCACGATGTTTGTGGATCTAGGGATCTACCAGCCTGGAGGCAGTGGGGACACCATCCCCATCACAG CCCTAGTGGGTGGAGAGGGCACTCGGCTCGACCAGCTGCAGTACGACGTGAGGAAGGGCTCTGTGGTCAACGTGAATCCCACCAACACCCGGGCCCACAGTGAGACCCCTGAGATCCGGAAGTACAAGAAGCGATTCAACTCTGAGATCCTGTGTGCAGCCCTTTGGG GGGTCAACCTGCTGGTGGGCACGGAGAACGGGCTGATGTTGCTGGACCGAAGTGGGCAGGGCAAGGTGTACGGACTCATTGGGCGGCGACGCTTCCAGCAGATGGACGTGCTGGAGGGGCTCAACCTGCTCATCACCATCTCAG GGAAAAGGAACAAACTGCGGGTGTATTACCTGTCTTGGCTCCGGAACAAGATTCTGCACAATGACCCAGAGGTGGAGAAGAAGCAGGGCTGGACCACCGTCGGGGACATGGAGGGCTGCGGGCACTACCGTGTCG TGAAATACGAGCGGATTAAGTTCCTGGTCATCGCCCTCAAGAGCTCCGTGGAGGTGTACGCCTGGGCCCCGAAACCCTACCACAAATTCATGGCCTTCAAG TCCTTTGCCGACCTCCCTCACCGCCCTCTGCTGGTCGACCTGACAGTAGAGGAGGGGCAGCGGCTCAAGGTCATCTATGGCTCCAGTGCTGGCTTCCATGCTGTGGATGTCGACTCGGGGAACAGCTATGACATCTACATCCCTGTGCAC ATCCAGAGCCAGATCACGCCCCATGCCATCATTTTCCTCCCCAACACCGACGGCATGGAGATGCTGCTGTGCTACGAGGACGAGGGTGTCTACGTCAACACATACGGGCGGATCATTAAGGATGTGGTGCTGCAGTGGGGAGAGATGCCCACCTCTGTGG CCTACATCTGCTCCAACCAGATAATGGGCTGGGGTGAGAAAGCCATTGAGATCCGCTCTGTGGAGACGGGCCACCTGGACGGGGTCTTCATGCACAAACGAGCCCAGAGGCTCAAGTTCCTGTGTGAGCGGAATGACAAG GTGTTTTTTGCCTCAGTCCGCTCTGGGGGCAGCAGCCAAGTTTACTTCATGACTCTGAACCGTAACTGCATCATGAACTGGTGA
- the MINK1 gene encoding misshapen-like kinase 1 isoform X35 produces MGDPAPARSLDDIDLSALRDPAGIFELVEVVGNGTYGQVYKGRHVKTGQLAAIKVMDVTEDEEEEIKQEINMLKKYSHHRNIATYYGAFIKKSPPGNDDQLWLVMEFCGAGSVTDLVKNTKGNALKEDCIAYICREILRGLAHLHAHKVIHRDIKGQNVLLTENAEVKLVDFGVSAQLDRTVGRRNTFIGTPYWMAPEVIACDENPDATYDYRSDIWSLGITAIEMAEGAPPLCDMHPMRALFLIPRNPPPRLKSKKWSKKFIDFIDTCLIKTYLSRPPTEQLLKFPFIRDQPTERQVRIQLKDHIDRSRKKREETEYEYSGSEEEDDSHGEEGEPSSIMNVPGESTLRREFLRLQQENKSNSEALKQQQQLQQQQQRDPEAHIKHLLHQRQRRIEEQKEERRRVEEQQRREREQRKLQEKEQQRRLEDMQVLRREEERRQAEREQEYKRKQLEEQRQSERLQRQLQQEHAYLKSLQQQQQQQQLQKQQQQQLLPGDRKPLYHYGRGMNPADKPAWAREVEERTRMNKQQNSPLAKSKPSSTGPEPSIPQASPGPAGPLSQTPPMQRPVEPQEGPHKSLVAHRVPLKPYAAPVPRSQSLQDQPTRNLAAFPASHDPDPAIPAPTATPSARGAVIRQNSDPTSEGPGPSPNPPAWVRPDNEAPPKVPQRTSSIATALNTSGAGGSRPAQAVRASNPDLRRSDPGWERSDSVLPASHGHLPQAGSLERNRVGASSKLDSSPVLSPGNKAKPDDHRSRPGRPASYKRAIGEDFVLLKERTLDEAPRPPKKAMDYSSSSEEVESSEDDEEEGEGGPSEGSRDTPGGRDGDTDSVSTMVVHDVEEITGTQPPYGGGTMVVQRTPEEERNLLHADSNGYTNLPDVVQPSHSPTENSKGQSPPSKDGSSDYQSRGLVKAPGKSSFTMFVDLGIYQPGGSGDTIPITALVGGEGTRLDQLQYDVRKGSVVNVNPTNTRAHSETPEIRKYKKRFNSEILCAALWGVNLLVGTENGLMLLDRSGQGKVYGLIGRRRFQQMDVLEGLNLLITISGKRNKLRVYYLSWLRNKILHNDPEVEKKQGWTTVGDMEGCGHYRVVKYERIKFLVIALKSSVEVYAWAPKPYHKFMAFKSFADLPHRPLLVDLTVEEGQRLKVIYGSSAGFHAVDVDSGNSYDIYIPVHIQSQITPHAIIFLPNTDGMEMLLCYEDEGVYVNTYGRIIKDVVLQWGEMPTSVAYICSNQIMGWGEKAIEIRSVETGHLDGVFMHKRAQRLKFLCERNDKVFFASVRSGGSSQVYFMTLNRNCIMNW; encoded by the exons GACCCTGCTGGGATCTTTGAGCTTGTGGAGGTGGTCGGCAATGGAACCTACGGACAGGTGTACAAG GGTCGGCATGTCAAGACTGGGCAGCTGGCTGCCATCAAGGTCATGGATGTCACCGAG GATGAGGAAGAAGAGATCAAACAGGAGATCAACATGCTGAAAAAATACTCTCATCACCGCAACATTGCCACCTACTATGGAGCCTTCATCAAGAAGAGCCCCCCGGGAAACGATGACCAGCTCTGG CTGGTGATGGAGTTCTGTGGTGCTGGTTCAGTGACTGACCTGGTGAAGAACACGAAAGGAAACGCCCTGAAGGAGGACTGTATCGCCTACATCTGCAGGGAGATCCTCAGG GGTCTGGCCCATCTCCATGCCCACAAGGTCATCCATCGAGACATCAAGGGGCAGAATGTGCTGCTGACAGAGAATGCTGAGGTCAAGCTAG TGGATTTTGGGGTGAGTGCTCAGCTGGACCGCACCGTGGGCAGACGGAACACTTTCATTGGGACTCCCTACTGGATGGCTCCAGAGGTCATCGCCTGTGATGAGAACCCCGATGCCACCTACGATTACAGG AGTGACATTTGGTCTCTAGGAATCACAGCCATCGAGATGGCAGAGGGAGCCCCCC CTCTGTGTGACATGCACCCCATGCGGGCCCTCTTCCTCATTCCTCGGAACCCTCCGCCCAGACTCAAGTCCAAGAAGTG GTCTAAGAAGTTCATTGACTTCATTGACACATGTCTCATCAAGACTTACCTGAGCCGCCCACCCACGGAGCAGCTGCTGAAGTTTCCCTTCATCCGGGACCAGCCCACGGAGCGGCAGGTCCGCATCCAGCTTAAGGACCACATTGACCGATCCCGGAAGAAGCGGG AGGAGACAGAATATGAGTACAGCGGCAGCGAGGAGGAAGACGACAGCCATGGAGAGGAAGGAGAGCCAAG CTCCATCATGAACGTGCCTGGAGAGTCGACTCTACGCCGGGAATTTCTCCGCCTCCAGCAGGAAAATAAGAGCAACTCAGAGGCTttaaaacagcagcagcagctgcagcagcagcagcagcgagACCCCGAGGCACACATCAAACACCTGCTGCACCAGCGGCAGAGGCGCATAGAGGAGCAGAAGGAGGAGCGGCGCCGCGTGGAGGAG CAACAGCGGCGGGAGCGGGAGCAGCGGAAGCTGCAGGAGAAGGAGCAGCAGCGGCGGCTGGAGGACATGCAGGTTCTGCGGCGGGAGGAGGAGCGGCGGCAGGCGGAGCGCGAGCAG GAATACAAGCGGAAGCAGCTGGAGGAGCAGCGGCAGTCAGAGCGTCTCCAGAGGcagctgcagcaggagcatgCCTACCTCAAGTCcctgcagcagcagcaacagcagcagcagcttcagaaacagcagcagcagcagctcctgcCCGGGGACAGGAAGCCCCTGTACCATTATGGTCGGGGCATGAATCCCGCTGACAAACCAGCCTGGGCCCGAGAG GTAGAAGAGAGAACAAGGATGAACAAGCAGCAGAACTCTCCCTTGGCCAAGAGCAAGCCAAGCAGCACGGGGCCTGAGCCCTCCATCCCCCAGGCCTCCCCCGGGCCTGCAGGACCCCTTTCCCAGACTCCTCCTATGCAGAGGCCGGTGGAGCCCCAGGAGGGACCGCACAAG AGCCTGGTGGCACACCGGGTCCCACTGAAGCCATATGCAGCACCTGTGCCCCGATCCCAGTCCCTGCAGGACCAGCCCACCCGAAACCTGGCTGCCTTCCCAGCCTCCCATGACCCCGACCCTGCCATCCCTGCACCCACTGCCACGCCCAGTGCCCGAGGAGCTGTCATCCGCCAGAATTCAGACCCCACCTCTGAAGGACCTGGCCCCAGCCCGAACCCCCCAGCCTGGGTCCGCCCAGATAACGAGGCCCCACCCAAG GTGCCTCAGAGGACCTCATCTATCGCCACTGCCCTTAACACCAGTGGGGCCGGAGGATCCCGGCCAGCCCAGGCAGTCCGTGCCAG TAACCCCGACCTCAGGAGGAGCGACCCTGGCTGGGAACGCTCGGACAGTGTCCTCCCGGCCTCGCACGGGCACCTCCCCCAGGCCGGCTCACTGGAGCGGAACCGCGTGGGAG CCTCCTCCAAACTGGACAGCTCCCcagtgctctctcctgggaataAAGCCAAGCCCGATGACCACCGCTCGCGGCCAGGCCGGCCCGCA AGCTATAAGCGAGCAATTGGTGAG GACTTCGTGTTGCTGAAAGAGCGGACCCTGGACGAggcccctcggcctcccaagaaggCCATGGACTACTCATCGTCCAGCGAGGAGGTGGAGAGCAGTGAGGATGACGAGGAGGAAGGCGAAGGCGGGCCATCAGAGGGGAGCAGAGACACCCCTGGGGGCCG CGATGGGGATACAGACAGCGTCAGCACCATGGTGGTCCACGACGTCGAGGAGATCACCGGGACCCAGCCCCCATACGGGGGCGGCACCATGGTGGTCCAGCGT ACCCCTGAAGAGGAGCGGAACCTGCTGCATGCTGACAGCAACGGGTATACAAACCTGCCTGACGTGGTGCAGCCCAGCCACTCACCCACCGAGAACAGCAAAGGCCAAAGCCCGCCCTCGAAGGATGGGAGCAGTGAC TACCAGTCTCGTGGGCTGGTAAAGGCCCCTGGCAAGAGCTCGTTCACGATGTTTGTGGATCTAGGGATCTACCAGCCTGGAGGCAGTGGGGACACCATCCCCATCACAG CCCTAGTGGGTGGAGAGGGCACTCGGCTCGACCAGCTGCAGTACGACGTGAGGAAGGGCTCTGTGGTCAACGTGAATCCCACCAACACCCGGGCCCACAGTGAGACCCCTGAGATCCGGAAGTACAAGAAGCGATTCAACTCTGAGATCCTGTGTGCAGCCCTTTGGG GGGTCAACCTGCTGGTGGGCACGGAGAACGGGCTGATGTTGCTGGACCGAAGTGGGCAGGGCAAGGTGTACGGACTCATTGGGCGGCGACGCTTCCAGCAGATGGACGTGCTGGAGGGGCTCAACCTGCTCATCACCATCTCAG GGAAAAGGAACAAACTGCGGGTGTATTACCTGTCTTGGCTCCGGAACAAGATTCTGCACAATGACCCAGAGGTGGAGAAGAAGCAGGGCTGGACCACCGTCGGGGACATGGAGGGCTGCGGGCACTACCGTGTCG TGAAATACGAGCGGATTAAGTTCCTGGTCATCGCCCTCAAGAGCTCCGTGGAGGTGTACGCCTGGGCCCCGAAACCCTACCACAAATTCATGGCCTTCAAG TCCTTTGCCGACCTCCCTCACCGCCCTCTGCTGGTCGACCTGACAGTAGAGGAGGGGCAGCGGCTCAAGGTCATCTATGGCTCCAGTGCTGGCTTCCATGCTGTGGATGTCGACTCGGGGAACAGCTATGACATCTACATCCCTGTGCAC ATCCAGAGCCAGATCACGCCCCATGCCATCATTTTCCTCCCCAACACCGACGGCATGGAGATGCTGCTGTGCTACGAGGACGAGGGTGTCTACGTCAACACATACGGGCGGATCATTAAGGATGTGGTGCTGCAGTGGGGAGAGATGCCCACCTCTGTGG CCTACATCTGCTCCAACCAGATAATGGGCTGGGGTGAGAAAGCCATTGAGATCCGCTCTGTGGAGACGGGCCACCTGGACGGGGTCTTCATGCACAAACGAGCCCAGAGGCTCAAGTTCCTGTGTGAGCGGAATGACAAG GTGTTTTTTGCCTCAGTCCGCTCTGGGGGCAGCAGCCAAGTTTACTTCATGACTCTGAACCGTAACTGCATCATGAACTGGTGA